ACAGGTTGCAGTCCTCTACCCAGGCCTCCTTGCCTTTCAGACGGGCCAGAGCCGCAAAAATGGCGTCCAGGCACACCCGGTGCGTGCCGTGCGGGTCACGCAGGTCGCCGGCAGCAAAGATCTGGTGGGGCTGGATATCCTGCAGAATGTCGACTACTGCCTGAATATCGGCCTCACCGAGCGGCTTTTTCTTCACTTGGCCGGTTTCGTAAAACGGCATATTCATGAAGTGCACATTCGACTCCTTAACGCCGCAGAAACGGCAGGCGGCGGCGGCTTCGCCCTTGCGGATCAGCGCCTTGATATCCTGCACCAGCGCACTATCTTCCTCGCCCAGCTTCTTATGCCGCAAAAACTCCACTACTTCGCTGTGCTTCTGCTGCATATCGGCCGCGCCCACGTTCATTTTCTGGGCAAAGTCAAGGGCAAAATCGGCGTAGCGGCGGGCATCATCGTCAAACACGGCAATGTTGCCGCTGGTCTGGTAAGCCACGTGCACATCGTGGCCCTGGTCGACGAGGCGCAGCAGCGTGCCGCCCATGGAAATAACGTCGTCGTCGGGGTGCGGGCTGAAAATCAACGACCGTTTGATGGCCGGCTCGGCCCGCTCGGGACGGTGGGTGTCATTGGAGTTGGGTTTGCCGCCGGGCCAGCCCGTAATGGTGCGCTGAATGGCGTTAAACACCTTTAAGTTAAGATTATAGGCGTTACCAGCTTCCACCAGCAGGTCGCTCAGACTACCATCTTTGTAATCTTCGTCAGTCAGCTTGAGGATGGGTTTCTGGGTTTTCAAACTCAGCCAGATTACGGCGCGCCGAATCAGGTTATCATCCCAGCTGCACATACCCACCAGCCAGGGCGTTTTGACCCGGGTCAGCTCGGCGGCGGCCCACTGGTCGACCACTACCGCCACGCGCGGGTGCAACTGTAGAAAGGAAGCCGGCACCTCGTCCGAAACCCGGCCTTCCACCGTTTTATGCAGGATTTTGGCCTTGCCCTCGCCCCAGGCCATGAGCATGATTTTGCGGGCCTTCATGATGGTACCAACCCCCATGGTCAGGGCGCGGAGTGGCACGTATTCTTCCTTAATAAAATCCTTGGCCGCGTCCGTAATAGTCAAGGGGTCGAGCTTTACCAGACGGGTAGTCGAGGTAATAGCCGAGCCCGGCTCATTGAAGCCAATGTGGCCGGTGCGGCCAATGCCTAGCAGCTGCAGATCCAGCCCGCCGCACTCCTCAATCTGCTTTTCGTAGGCTTGGCAGTAATCCTTGACCTTGTCGATGGGCAGGGTGCCATCCGGAATATGAATGTTCTGGGGCAGAATATCAATATGATCAAACAGATGCTCGTGCATGAAGTAGACGTAGCTCTGAAGCTCGTCGGGCTGCATCGGGTAGTACTCGTCGAGGTTGAAGGTAATGACGTTGCGGAAGCTTAGCCCTTCCTCGCGGTGCAGCCGAACCAACTCCCGGTATACGCTGATGGGCGACGAGCCAGTTGCTAGGCCCAGCACAACCATTTCGCCCTTGCGCTGCTTGCTGCGAATCAGCTCGGCAATTTCGTAGGCCAGGGTAACGGCTCCTTCCTGGGCGTTGTCAAAAATAGTGACTGGGAGCTTTTCAAAGGTGGTTTCGGGGTAATTGAGGACTTCCATTCGGCCTTTCGTATTTAAAAAGTGGGGATTTTAAGAACGAAGCAAGAGGTGGCCATTGCGGGAGGCCCACCCCATGGTGAAACCATCCTGTATCAGGCAGCGGGTCAGTAAGCCGGGCGTATTACTACTAGCTGAGCGGGATAACCTATATGGTATTCGGGACAGGAAATGAATAGGACTTTCCTGGCAATCGGTATAGCATCTAAGTCAAACGTAAGCAAGCTAAGGAACTAAAGCAAGGGAACTGATAAAAAAATGTGTGCGCACACGCAGAAAATATTTCAGTGAGTGTGCGCACACGCGTCATTTCATCCAAAACGTGCTATATTTAACGAACACAGCAGGATAAGTAGGAAAAAATCCAGATAGCGTTACCAACCTCCGCTTGGCGGCCGGGAGTTTGGCAACTCAGTAGCTTGTTGCGGCCCCTATCGTAGTCATTGCCCTGCTGTTACCACTACTTTTTTTACCTTCTTCCTTTCCACGACCGTAATACCGGGTTCCTCTGCACTTGCCACCCACATGTTACCTTCGTGCTATCTTGAGCATGTTTTACCAGTAAGCGCCAGGTACCCCTATGAAGAAAAACGCGGTGCGCATCAAGGATATAGCGGCTAAGGCCAACGTTTCGGTAGGAACGGTAGACCGCGTGTTACATAACCGGGGCCGGGTGGCGGAGGATGTGCGGCAGAAAGTGCTGTTGATGATGAAGGAAATGGAGTATGAGCCCAATATGATTGCGCGTACGCTCGGCTCCAACCGCACCTACCAACTAGCTGTTTTACAGCCTGATCACACCCTGGATCCTTACTGGCAGGCCCCCTGGAACGGCATCGAAAAAGCGGCCCGGGAACTCAAGCAGTACGGGCTGAGCATTGTGGTATATCCGTATAATCTGACGGAGGTAGAATCCTTTCGGGAGCAGGCCGAGGCAGCCACTCAGGCCGGCCCCGACGGAATTCTTATTGCCCCGCTGTTCTACCGCGAGTCGCTGGCTTTCTTTGAACAATGGCAGCAACAGGGCATTCCCTACGTGTTATTTAACACGTATATCGCCGAATTGCAGCCCCTGAGCTACGTAGGACAGGATTCCTACCAGAGTGGCTTTCTGGCGGGCAAACTTGTGCATATCGGCCAAACTCAGCCGGGTACTTTTCTGATTGCGCACATCGCCGAGGATATTGCCAACTCGGCCCATATCACCCAGAAGGAGCGCGGCTTCCGCGACTACTTTGCCCAGTTGGATACGACACCTGACGTGGCTGCTGCGTATCAGCCCAAGAGTACGCACACGGTTCTCAGCGTGGACTTGCCCCACCCTTCCGACCCGTCGTTTGCCCGGCTGCTCAACCGGCTGCTGGACGAGGAACAAACCCAGCTCAAGGGCATTTTTGTGAGTACCTCCAAGGCCTACGAAATTGCGCCCTACCTGCAAGCCTACCGCCGCGAAGACATTCGCCTGGTGGGCTATGATCTGCTGGAGAAAAACATCCACTTCCTCAACGAGGGCGTCATTGACTTCCTAATCAATCAGAACCCGAAGAAGCAGGGTTACCGGGGCATCTACGCGTTGGCCGACCTGCTGGTCTTCAAGAAAGAGGTACTGCGGCTCAAGTACCTGCCGCTCGACATCATCACCAAGGAAAACCTGGACTACTACCTGTAACCGCGGTTGGCCCCCCGCTTGGCGGGATTGAGGTGCGTGGCAGAATAGTAGGGCTTCGGCCGAAATTCTTGCCGTGGTGCCAGAACAGCTAGAATCGTAGCCCGAGAGTGTTGGTGCTGGTAGAAACCCAACCGTGCACCGGGTACAGCTCGCTATGGAGATATTGATTACTCGACAGCTGACTAATTACCTGGTAATAGGCCGCGAAATAATATCGTTGACGTTCAGCATCATAGTACCCTACCCCGTCCGTAATTTGTTCGGCGGTATGCCTGGAGCTAGACATGCCAAATCCCAGGGAGACCTTCTCGATAGAATGCCGCGACGGATTCAGTTTTACTTTCAGAGTTACTACCCCAAACGAGTCCCGCTTGCAGATTAGGAAGGCAGTATAGTTGGTCGGCTCATTCCCCAATGGTTCTATCGCCATTTCCCGATAAGGCTTGTTTGGATCGGGTTCCATAGACTCTGCTTGGCCGGTATAGACGGTAATCGTGTCCGTTGAAGATGAACTTTCCGTGGCAGTCGCCGGCGCTACGGACGAGGCCGTTGCCCTGGGTGCTTGAATAGGCTGGGTAGAGTTGCATTGACTGAATAGCGTACCGGATAAGACGAGCAAACCGGAAAGCAAGGAAGTACGCATAACTGCTTAGCTAAATAGATTCGGTAAATATTGCCTGATAAACATAGTGGATTATTCGCAACCTGAACACCCCGAAGTAGCCAAACCGGCTGGGCCACAACCTTACCCCGTAGCTTCCGGTATGTACTGATTACGTGCAGAGGTATTACCAGACCGATTTACGGGCCTTTTCCGTAACTAGCCGCTCTAAACTGTTTTTTCACCCAACCCCGGATATCGAATCCACCCCGATTATGGCCCAGATCAGCCCCAATAAAGTCGTCACTATCACCTACGACTTGAGCGTGACCGACGAGAACCAAGAAAAAGTACTGGTAGAATCGGCCGAAGCCGATGCCCCGATGGTATTCCTGTTTGGCCAGAGCGGCCTGCCCGAGGAGTTCGAGAGCCAGCTCAGCGGCAAAGGCGCCGGTGACTCGTTCAACTTCTCCCTCACCCCCGAGCAGGCCTACGGCGACTACGACCAGCAGGCTGTAGTTGACATTCCGAAAAACGTCTTCGAAGTCGACGGCAAGATCGACGAGGAAATGCTACAGGAAGGCAACTTCCTACCCATGTCCGACAACCAAGGCAACCACATGCAGGGCAAAATCGTCGAAATCGGTGCCGATACCGTGAAGATGGACTTCAACCACCCCCTGGCCGGCATGGTCATGCACTTCGACGGTAAAGTAGCCGCCGTGCGCGACGCCACCCAGGAAGAGCTGGCCCACGGCCACGTACACGGCGAAGGCGGCCACCACCACTAAGGTGTTGCTACTTACTAGATACTGAAAACGGGGCCCAAAGGCCCCGTTTTTATTTTGTCGCTTAAGTCCTTATTGCAGCCAGCTGGATTGAACAGTGCCCGGCTCCACGTAACTTGTCCCGCTCTATTTTCTACATACTACTTTTTAGTATCTATGGCATTTTCTACCCTACTCTCTGGCCGTACCACGGCGTTGTTTACCCTAGCTGTACTGCTGGGAGCCTGTCGGGAGACGAATGAGCCAGCGCCCCAACAGGGTGAAGGCCCTTAGAAGGCGTCTGGAAAGTGCGCAATGTAGACCCGGTGATGTATGACCGCCAGGATAAAATAGTGGCCACGTATGCTCCTACCGATGCGGCCGGCTATACTCAGCTTACTATTACGGGTACCGAGTTGCAGTACTACAATGCCGTAACGAATGGCCGCTCCAGCTCTTCCTACGTGCGTAAGGGAGACCAGCTCACGTGTCCGCAACCCGAGCGGTCCTACACAATCCGTAAGCTCACTGATAAAGAACTGGATTTGTACCTACGCGGAGAATACCAATCGTACGGCAATCAGGATACCCGCATCGACTTTACCATTCACCTCGACCGTCAATAAGCTTTCCGCAGGTTTGGCATTAGAAGGTTGTCTGGGCTATGCCCACCCGCAGCTCCGGCCAGAACTCCCGAAAATCGGCCTCGTACGCCTCTACCTCCGCCAGAAACGCCGCCGCGCCGGTAACCAGCACACCCCCACTAGGTACCCGACGACTCAGGCCATGCAAGGCCCGCTCCAAGCCTTCCGGCTGCGCATAACCCGTCAGCCAATCATCACGGCGCATATAGTGCAGCATGTGCTGCAAGCGGTCCGGCAGTTCCTCTCGGCGGGCGTGAAGCAGGGCGTAAAGGCGCTGACTAAACTCTGGCAGGGGCTCGGTGGGATGAAACTCGGGGAAGTTGCGGGCCAATAGGTAGTCGTAGCCCACGTCGGCCACCACGCCAGCCCACTTGCCCAGGCCAGCCGTGCGCAGGCGGGCAGTGGTACGGCGCACAACGGGGTGTGCATCGGTAAAGGAGTCGATGAAGCGGTGCAGACGGATGCCGCGCTGCACCGTTTCGGGGTAGGCCTGCACCTGGGCCCGGCCGCGCACGGCCTCGGCCGCGAAGTTGCCTATGACGATGTCCTCGTAATCGGGGGTAGTGGCGGGGGCGCCGGAGAGCAGCAGGTGGGCCAGAAAATTCATGGAGGGCAAAGTACTGGAAAACTGCGGCAACCAGCCCCGCCCAGCCCGACCGTAGAACCTTCCCTCTCTGCTGCCGTACTTCCTTGCACACCCTTACACTACCCAAACCCTAGATACTATGGCCGAGCAAGTAGCCGTTAGCCACGATGTCACGAAGCTCGTGGAGCGCATTAAAGACATCAAAATTGCCATGATGACCACCGTGGAGCCCAGCGGGGAGCTGCATAGCCGCCCGATGTACACCCACGAGCCGGAAGAAGACGGCACGCTGTGGTTCTTTACCGAGCGCGACTCCGCCAAAATCGACGAAGTAAAGCAGGAGCGGCACGTAAACCTGGGCTACTCCAAGCCCGACCAGAACCTGTACGTGTCCATTTCGGGCATTGCGACGGTGGTAAATGACCGCCAGAAAATCAAAGACCTGTGGAGCGAAGGCCTGCGCGCCTGGTTCCCCAAAGGCTCCGACGACCCGAACATTTCCCTGCTGCGCATTGATATCAGCCGCGGCGAGTACTGGGACCAGCCCAGCAACGTCCTGGTGCGTGCCTTCGGCTACGCCAAGGCCGTTACGACCGGCGAGCGGTACCAGCCTACCGGCGACGAGCACGCCAAGGTGAATCCCTAAGGTCAACGTTGAATCGAACGAAAGGGCCGGAAGCAATTCCGGCCCTTTTTTGTTGTTTTGCCAAGCCCCTTGGTTCTTCTTGCTAGGGCTTTTCTCCCCTCCCACTTCGTTTCCGCTCTTGCTTACCACCCTCACCATCGTTACGCTGCAGCCCGGCACTACCCGCTGGGGCCTGGCCCAGATGGGCACCGCGCCGCGGCAGCTGCAGCGCGTGCCCGGCCTGCGCTTTTTCAAGATGCTGGGCAGCGGCTATAACTTTGGCCTGAAGCCCAACTTTCAGCGCTACGCCCTGATGGCCGTTTGGGAAAACCCGGCCGCCGCCGACACCTTCTTTGCCACCCACCCATTGTGGCTGGGCTACCAGCAGCACAGCACCGAAACTTGGACGCTGCACCTGGCTCCGCTCAAAGCCCACGGCCTCTGGGACGGCCAAAACCCATTCGACTACCAGACCGTGCCCGCCCCGCCCGACGGGCCGGTGGCCGTACTCACCCGCGCCTCAATTAAGCTCTGGAAAGCTCCGCAGTTCTGGCGGGCTGTGCCCGCCACCAGTGCCGCCTTTGCCCAGGCCGAGGGCGTCCGGGCCGCCATTGGCCTGGGCGAAATCCCCGTTGTGCGCCAAGCCACCTTCAGCGTGTGGGAATCGGCGGCCAGCATGCAGCAGTATGCCTACCGGGGAGCGGCGCACAAGGGTGTTATTCAGCGCACCCGCCAGGAAAAGTGGTACGGCGAGGAGCTGTTTGCCCGCTTCACGGTGCTCCGCAGCCAGGGCACGCTCGATGGGCGCAACCCGCTGGAAGGCTTGATCTGACCCAGCCGGCGGCCTGCTGCCAATCCCCGACACGTAAAAAGCCCGGCAAGCCGGGCTTTTTGGGCTTCTGAGTAACCCGAAACTAGCTCCCGATGGGGGCCGTTCGGGTAGTCGGCTGGGCTTTCAGGGCCTGCTTCATCTCCTTCTCCTTGAGCTTCTTACACGTCAAGACCGCCACGGCATCGTTGCTCATGGCGTTTTCGTCGTAGCTCATGTGGACTTTCTTGCCGTTCCAGGCGTAGCGCTGGGCAAAGGCACTGCTGCGCGTGCCCGGGCCGGCCTTTTGCTGCAGGGCAGCCAGCATGGCCCGGCTGTTGTTCACCCCTTGGGCCTTAATCAAAATCACGCTGAGCTTGCCCTGGTAAAAGCCGTAGGTCACGTCGGATACTTCCCCCTCCCCCAGCGTTTTGGGCTCCGTCTTGCGGCGGTAGTAGCGCGTCTGCCCCGCAGTTTCGGCCAACGCCAAGTCGCGGAAGGCGCTGGTATCACTCTCGAAACGGGCGCCACGGTAGCCGTAGGTTTCGTCCAGGGCCTGCAGGCTGGGCGGAGCCTGCTGGGCCAGCAGCGGCGCGGCGCTGAGCAGCAGCAGGCCGGTCAAGGTAGAGTAGAGCTTCATTAAAGACAAATTAGAAGTGGTACAGAGCATCAGAAGCTGGCAATATATACTCTACAGTACAATTTGGCACCTTCTAACCAATAGAACTAGGCAGAACACTACCCGAACCGGGTAAAGTACCTCAGTAGTCTGCTGTGCCACCACTTGCCAAGTCAAAACACGTCCGCCCATAGGCAAAACACCCTGGGCCTTATCGAAAACACGTCCGCCCCGTTGCGAAACACTTCCGCCCAAACCGAAAACACGTCCGCCCCTGTGCGAAATACCTCCGTCCTCTCCTGAAACACTTCCGCCTAAAGCCAAAACACCCCCGCCCTCTTACGAAATGCGTCCGCCCGAATCAAAAACACCCCGAACCAAATCGAAAACACCTCTGCCCTAAAGCTAAACACCCCGCTTCCGCCGCCTAATCCGGCCGAGAATTACCCTTTCCCGGCATTTCCGCTTAATTTCGCCAGTTCAGCAAGTAACCACCTAATCGGAAGCCCATGCCCGGCTATAGTCCCCAGGAAATTGAGAAGAAGTGGCAAGCCCACTGGAAAGATAACGGCACCTTCAAGGCCGATAACAACTCGGACAAGCCCAAATACTACGTCCTCGACATGTTCCCCTACCCCTCAGGGGCGGGTCTGCACGTCGGCCACCCCCTGGGCTACATTGCCTCCGACATCGTGACGCGCTACAAGCGCCTGCAGGGCTTCAACGTGCTGCACCCCATGGGCTTCGACTCCTTCGGCCTGCCCGCCGAGCAGTACGCCATCCAGACCGGCCAGCACCCCGAGAAAACCACCCGCGAGAACATTGCCCGCTACATCGAGCAGCTTTCGTCCCTGGGTTTCAGCTACGACTGGAGCCGCGAGGTGCGCACTTCTGACCCCTCGTACTACAAGTGGACGCAATGGATTTTCCTCAAGCTCTTCAACTCCTGGTACAACCTCGACACCGACCGCGCCGAGCCCCTGAAAACCCTGCTCGCCAAGTTTGCCGAGAACGGCAGCCAGGGCGTGCGCGCCGCCGGTGACGAGGAAGAGCGCCACGATTTCACGGCCGGCCAGTGGCAGATGTGGAGCGAAAAGCAAAAGCTCCAGGCCGTTCACCCCTACCGTTTAGCTTATCAGTCAGATACTTATGTTAACTGGTGCGCCGGCTTAGGCACGGTCCTGAGCAACGACGAAGTGAAGGACGGCCTCTCGGAGCGCGGAGGGTTCCCCGTGGAACGTCGGCTGATGCCCCAGTGGAACCTGCGCATTACCGCCTACGCCGACCGCCTGTTGCAGGGCCTCGACCACATCGACTGGCCCGAAGCCGTGAAGGAAATGCAGCGCAACTGGATTGGCAAATCCATCGGCGCCGAAGTGACCTTTCAGGTCCAGGACCACGAGCAAGCTCAGATTAAGGTCTACACTACCCGCGTCGACACCATTTACGGCGCGACCTTCCTCGTTTTGGCTCCCGAGCACGAGCTGGTAAAAGAGCTGACCACGCCCGAGCAGCAGGCCGAAATTCAGGACTACATCGACGCCACCAAGCGCCGCTCGGAGCGCGACCGGATGGCCGACACCAAAACTGTGTCGGGCGCCTTCACGGGTTCCTACGGCATCAACCCCTTCAGCAACGAGCCCATCCAGATCTGGATTGCCGACTACGTGCTGGCCGGCTACGGCACCGGCGCCGTCATGGCCGTGCCCTCGGGCGACCAGCGCGACTACGTGTTTGCCAAGCACTTCAACCTGCCCATCGTGCAGGTCGTCGATCAGCAGCAGATCGAAGAGCAGGCCGACCCCACCAAGGAAGGCAAGTACCTGCACGGCCTCATCCAGGGCATGGGCTACAAAGAAGCCACCCAAACCCTGATTCAGCAGCTTGAGGAACGCGGCATCGGTAAAGGCAAAACCAACTTCCGTATCCGCGACGCCATCTTTGGCCGGCAGCGCTACTGGGGTGAGCCCATCCCGATTTACTACAAGGATGGCGTGGCCTACGGCGTGGCCGAAGAAGACCTGCCCCTGGTGCTGCCCGAAATTGACGAGTACAAGCCCACCGAAACCGGCGAGCCACCCCTGGGCCGGGCCAAGGACTGGAAGTACAAGGGCCAGTACGAGTACGAGCTGAGCACCATGCCCGGCTGGGCTGGCTCCTCCTGGTACTTCCTGCGCTACATGGACCCCACGAATAACGAACGTTTCGTGGGCCAGGAGGCTGAGCAGTACTGGCAGAATGTGGATTTATATCTCGGTGGCGCAGAACACGCTACGGGCCACTTGCTCTACTCCCGCTTCTGGCACCTGTTTCTCAAAGACCTGGGCCTGGTTTCGGCTGCTGAGCCTTTCCAAAAGCTCATCAACCAGGGCATGATTCTGGGCCGCTCCAACTTCGTGTACCGCATCAACGGTACCAACACGTTCGTGACGGCCGGCAAGAAAGACCAGCACGAAACCACTGCATTGCACGTCGATGTAAATATCGTGGACAACGATGTTCTGAACATTGAGGCTTATAAAAAGTGGCGCGATGAGTATGCTACGGCCGAGTTCATCCTCGAAGACAACGGCACCTACGTCTGCGGTGTGGAAGTTGAAAAGATGTCGAAGTCGAAATATAACGTGGTGAGCCCCGACGTGCTGATTGACCGTTACGGAGCCGATGCCCTGCGTTTGTACGAAATGTTCCTGGGTCCACTGGAGCAGTTTAAGCCTTGGAACACCAATGGCATGAGCGGCGTGGCGGGCTTCCTCAAGAAGCTCTGGCGCCTCTACCACCCCCAGGACGGTGATTTCGCCGTAACCGACGAAGCGGCGGCGCCTGCCGAGTTGAAGGCCTTGCATAAGGCCATCCGGAAGGTGGAAGAGGACATTGAGAAGTTCTCGTTCAACACCACCGTCAGCGCCCTGATGATTACGGTCAACGAGCTGACGGCCCTCGATTCGCACAAGCGCGCCATCCTGGAGCCCCTCACCATCCTGATTTCGCCCTACGCGCCCCACCTGGCCGAGGAGCTTTGGGTGAAGCTGGGCCACGAAGCCGGCAGCATCAGCCAAGCTAAGTACCCCGAATTTAAGGAGGAGTATCTGGTGGAAGACACCGTGAACTACCCGGTAGCCATCAACGGCAAGGTGCGCGAAACCCAGCAGTTTGCCGCCGCCGCCACCGCCGCCGAAATCGAAGCCGCCGTACGCGGATCCGGCTTCCTGACCCGGTTTGCCGAGGGTAAGGAGCCCAAGAAGTTTATCGTTGTGCCCGGCCGCATGGTGAACGTGGTAGTGTAGCTTAACTGCTTGTAACTTAGCAGAAAGGCCCACTGGAGCAATCCAGTGGGCCTTTTTTTATGTCTGTCATTGCGAGCAACGCAAAGCAAGGACACAACTTATTTTGCAACTGCTTCCGGCACCTCCACCTTCGTCTTTCCCACCATCACTCTAAATATCAACACGCTAGCCACGGCACAGGCGGTGATGGTGGCAGCCATGGGCAGGGCGGTATTGTTGGCAAAGGCACTGACGCTGATGGCGGCCAGGGCCCCGCAGCTGTACATGAGCGTGCCCATCAGGGCCGAGGCGCTACCGGCTTGCTTGCCGTGGTGCATCATGGCCCCGGCCGTGGCGTTGGGAATTGCCAAGCCCACGCAGCCCACAGTGCAAAACAGGGGTATGGCAATGCCGTACATACCCAGCCAGCCTGTGCTGGCCATTAGCAGCAAGACCAGGGCCGCGCCGAAGTAGAATACCGTCACGGCCCGGAGAATCTGCTGGAAGGTGAAGCGCTTGAGCAGCAGATTATTGACCTGGGAAGCGGTGATAATGCCGGCGGCGTTCAGGCCAAACAGAATACCGAACTGCTGCTCGCTAAGCCCAAAGAGCTTCATGAACACGAACGATGAGCCGGTGATGTAGGTAAACATGCCGCCCTGCACCATGCCCGCCGTCAGGGCGTAGCCTACGAATTCCCGGTCGCGCAGCAGGGCGCCGTAGGTGCGGAAGGAGTTGCGCACGGCCACTGGGTTGCGGCGCTCGGCGGGCAACGTTTCGGGCAGCACAAAGACGATGCACACCAGCGTAAAGGCGGCCAGCAGGGCCAGCAGGCCGAAAATGTAGCGCCAGTCGAAGTGGGCAATGATGAGGCCACCCACAGTGGGCGCCAAAATCGGGGCTACGCCCATGATAAGCATGAGGGTAGAAAACACCTTGGCCGACTCGTTACCGTCGAACCGGTCACGCACGATGGCGCGGGCCAGGACCATTCCGGCGCAGCCACCGACGGCCTGCAGGAAGCGCGCCGCAATCAGGTTGTCGACGGAAGTAGCAAAAGCGCAACCCATGGCGGCCAGGCCGTAGAGCAGCATGCCGGCCAGCAGGTTGCGCTTGCGCCCCAGCTGGTCGGCCAGAGGGCCATAGAGCAGCTGGCCCAGGGCAATACCGATGTTGTAGGAAGCCAGGGTAAACTGTACCGTCGATATTGAGACGCCAAACTCGCGGGCAATGGCCGGGAAGGCGGGCAGATACATATCGATACTCATAGGCCCAAAGGCCGTGAGCAAGCCCAGCAGCAGAATCAGGCTAGTGTGGCCGGCGTGGTTTTTTGGCATCAAAGCAGAATCACGGAACAAGCAGCCGCAAAGGTCGGCAGCAAACGTGGCAATGCCATCGGTTGGGCTTGGCCCCCACTATTTTAGGCTTTCTCACGGCCTATATAGCAAACCCGCTAGGTCGACGTTGCTCTACCATTCTCTGGTCCTAACACCCTACTTTCCGCCCCTTTGCTGTGAGCGTAGGTAGCTAGCAGCAAAGCCGAAAGTGGAGCGCCGGCCAGTCGAACAAATCCTGATTTACGACTGCCTCCGCCTAGCTTTCCTGTTCGGCCTCAGCCAGCTCCTCGCGCTGTTTTTTGGGCAGAGAGGCCCGGACCAGGTCATAGGAATGGTCAATGAGCTCGCGCAGCTGCGCGCCAGGGATGCCCGTGCCGATGAGCACCGTGTTCCAGTGCTTTTTGTTCATGTGGTAGCCCGGCACTACGTAGTCGTGCTGCTCGCGCAGGTCGACGGCCCGCTCCGGGTCACACTTGAGGTTGATGCTGCCAAAGGTTTCGATATCGGTGAGGGCGAATACCTTACCGCCCACCTTGAAAACCAGAGTATCGGGGCCAAACGGGGTTTCTTCGGTCACGCCGGCTTTAAGCAGGCAATAGTCGCGGAACTCTTCGATGTGCATAGAGCGGCAGTTGGATAAAATACAAAAAGGAAGCCTTCGAACGGCCTAGCTGCC
Above is a genomic segment from Hymenobacter cellulosivorans containing:
- a CDS encoding spheroidene monooxygenase; translated protein: MLTTLTIVTLQPGTTRWGLAQMGTAPRQLQRVPGLRFFKMLGSGYNFGLKPNFQRYALMAVWENPAAADTFFATHPLWLGYQQHSTETWTLHLAPLKAHGLWDGQNPFDYQTVPAPPDGPVAVLTRASIKLWKAPQFWRAVPATSAAFAQAEGVRAAIGLGEIPVVRQATFSVWESAASMQQYAYRGAAHKGVIQRTRQEKWYGEELFARFTVLRSQGTLDGRNPLEGLI
- a CDS encoding FKBP-type peptidyl-prolyl cis-trans isomerase, with the translated sequence MAQISPNKVVTITYDLSVTDENQEKVLVESAEADAPMVFLFGQSGLPEEFESQLSGKGAGDSFNFSLTPEQAYGDYDQQAVVDIPKNVFEVDGKIDEEMLQEGNFLPMSDNQGNHMQGKIVEIGADTVKMDFNHPLAGMVMHFDGKVAAVRDATQEELAHGHVHGEGGHHH
- a CDS encoding acyl carrier protein phosphodiesterase, whose protein sequence is MNFLAHLLLSGAPATTPDYEDIVIGNFAAEAVRGRAQVQAYPETVQRGIRLHRFIDSFTDAHPVVRRTTARLRTAGLGKWAGVVADVGYDYLLARNFPEFHPTEPLPEFSQRLYALLHARREELPDRLQHMLHYMRRDDWLTGYAQPEGLERALHGLSRRVPSGGVLVTGAAAFLAEVEAYEADFREFWPELRVGIAQTTF
- a CDS encoding LacI family DNA-binding transcriptional regulator — its product is MKKNAVRIKDIAAKANVSVGTVDRVLHNRGRVAEDVRQKVLLMMKEMEYEPNMIARTLGSNRTYQLAVLQPDHTLDPYWQAPWNGIEKAARELKQYGLSIVVYPYNLTEVESFREQAEAATQAGPDGILIAPLFYRESLAFFEQWQQQGIPYVLFNTYIAELQPLSYVGQDSYQSGFLAGKLVHIGQTQPGTFLIAHIAEDIANSAHITQKERGFRDYFAQLDTTPDVAAAYQPKSTHTVLSVDLPHPSDPSFARLLNRLLDEEQTQLKGIFVSTSKAYEIAPYLQAYRREDIRLVGYDLLEKNIHFLNEGVIDFLINQNPKKQGYRGIYALADLLVFKKEVLRLKYLPLDIITKENLDYYL
- the nagB gene encoding glucosamine-6-phosphate deaminase, with the protein product MEVLNYPETTFEKLPVTIFDNAQEGAVTLAYEIAELIRSKQRKGEMVVLGLATGSSPISVYRELVRLHREEGLSFRNVITFNLDEYYPMQPDELQSYVYFMHEHLFDHIDILPQNIHIPDGTLPIDKVKDYCQAYEKQIEECGGLDLQLLGIGRTGHIGFNEPGSAITSTTRLVKLDPLTITDAAKDFIKEEYVPLRALTMGVGTIMKARKIMLMAWGEGKAKILHKTVEGRVSDEVPASFLQLHPRVAVVVDQWAAAELTRVKTPWLVGMCSWDDNLIRRAVIWLSLKTQKPILKLTDEDYKDGSLSDLLVEAGNAYNLNLKVFNAIQRTITGWPGGKPNSNDTHRPERAEPAIKRSLIFSPHPDDDVISMGGTLLRLVDQGHDVHVAYQTSGNIAVFDDDARRYADFALDFAQKMNVGAADMQQKHSEVVEFLRHKKLGEEDSALVQDIKALIRKGEAAAACRFCGVKESNVHFMNMPFYETGQVKKKPLGEADIQAVVDILQDIQPHQIFAAGDLRDPHGTHRVCLDAIFAALARLKGKEAWVEDCNLWLYRGAWQEWDVEEIEMAVPISPEELLRKRKAIFKHQSQKDSAVFPGNDKREFWQRSEDRNHTTAKLYDKLGLAEYEAMEAFVRHRF
- a CDS encoding pyridoxamine 5'-phosphate oxidase family protein; the encoded protein is MAEQVAVSHDVTKLVERIKDIKIAMMTTVEPSGELHSRPMYTHEPEEDGTLWFFTERDSAKIDEVKQERHVNLGYSKPDQNLYVSISGIATVVNDRQKIKDLWSEGLRAWFPKGSDDPNISLLRIDISRGEYWDQPSNVLVRAFGYAKAVTTGERYQPTGDEHAKVNP